In Thunnus thynnus chromosome 11, fThuThy2.1, whole genome shotgun sequence, the following proteins share a genomic window:
- the LOC137193214 gene encoding SH3 domain-binding protein 4, with amino-acid sequence MAAHRIRATTNNNTSLPRCKSEGTLIDLSEGVSEATLTDVKVPSPSALRLDATASFGTAREVVAIKDYCPSSFTTLKFSKGDRLYVLDSSGGEWWYAHNNTEMGYIPAAYVQPINYRDSSFSDSGMIDTVGDCNEEAAKEMDLLGEWAGVILKPTTFQNGNPFTTTHTSTNPFLNGGPQSSLDQNSNEKSVDLLLFDTLTPSAPNSTSSTADINGFGSGIFNLNPLSPTVGVGQTLRRDNPFFRSKRSYSLSELSILQAQSDTPQASTGFFGGLKAPAPEQFQSREDFRTAWLTHRKLARSCHDLDSLGQNPGWGQTQPVETNIVCRLDSSGGAVQLPDTNISIHIPEGHVAPGDTQQISIKALLDPPLELNNDRCTTVSPVVEIKLSNMETKTTITLEMKVSVVVKMESRQTTEVLCVRSDCKEGPYTPIPQAYMYGDTVQVCLDNLEPCMYVCVVAQSQSISPDSTVWEHVVKKITLGVYGPKHIHPSFKTVVAMFGHDCAPKTLLVSEVGKQAQSAPPVALQLWGKHQFVLSRPQDLRVGVYSNMANYEVKASEQARVVRGFQIKLGKVSRLVYMIASRNTEEVSDFTLRIQVKDDQDVILAQFCVQTPTPPPKAGPKTSVQRRFLKKKEVGKIVLSPLAIATKYPVFQDRRINNLKFGKLIKTVIRQTKNQYLLEYKKGDFVALLSEEKIKLKGQLWTKEWYIGYYQGKMGLVHAKNVLVVGKVKPIYFSGPDLTTSLLLEQILKPCKFLTYIYASVRTILMENIGNWRAFADALGYVNLPLTHFCRAELDSEPERVASVLEKLKEDCNNAESKERKSFQKELLTALLKMDCQGLVARLVMDFVLLTTAVEVAGRWRELAERLAKVSRQQMDAYEAPHRDKNGVVDSEAMWKPAYDFLVTWAAQIGDSYRDVIQELHMGLDKMKNPITKRWKHLTGTLILVNCLDALRSSAFSPAAQDDYAI; translated from the exons ATGGCCGCCCATCGAATCAGAGCcacaaccaacaacaacacttcTCTCCCTCGCTGCAAATCTGAGGGGACGCTCATCGATCTCAGCGAAGGAGTGTCAGAAGCCACTCTCACTGATGTCAAAG tgcCTTCTCCCAGTGCCTTACGACTGGATGCTACTGCCTCCTTCGGCACTGCCAGGGAAGTCGTTGCCATTAAGGACTACTGCCCATCCAGCTTCACTACCTTGAAGTTCTCTAAAGGGGACCGCCTCTACGTTCTGGACTCATCAGGAGGAGAGTGGTGGTACGcccacaacaacacagagatgGGTTACATTCCTGCAGCTTATGTGCAGCCCATCAACTATAGAGACTCATCCTTCAGTGACAGCGGGATGATTGACACTGTGGGAGACTGTAATGAGGAGGCAGCCAAAGAAATGGACCTTCTAGGAGAGTGGGCAGGGGTGATTCTGAAACCAACCACTTTCCAAAATGGAAATCCTTTTACAACAACCCATACCTCTACAAACCCTTTTCTAAATGGGGGTCCTCAGAGCTCACTTGATCAGAACAGTAATGAGAAATCAGTTGACCTCCTTCTGTTTGACACCCTCACTCCATCAGCGCCCAACTCCACCAGCAGCACTGCCGACATCAATGGTTTTGGCAGTGGCATTTTTAACCTGAACCCTCTTAGTCCCACTGTAGGGGTGGGCCAAACGCTGCGCAGGGACAACCCGTTTTTTAGAAGCAAAAGGTCCTACAGTCTGTCTGAGCTGTCCATCCTGCAGGCTCAGTCCGACACCCCTCAGGCCTCCACTGGTTTCTTTGGTGGCCTTAAAGCACCGGCGCCAGAGCAGTTCCAGAGCAGGGAGGATTTCCGGACTGCGTGGCTCACCCACCGCAAGCTTGCCAGGTCCTGCCATGACTTGGACTCACTGGGTCAGAACCCAGGCTGGGGCCAAACACAACCGGTGGAGACAAACATCGTCTGTCGGTTGGACAGCTCAGGAGGGGCTGTCCAGCTTCCAGACACCAACATCAGCATCCACATACCCGAGGGCCATGTAGCTCCAGGGGACACCCAGCAGATCTCAATCAAAGCTCTGCTAGACCCACCGCTAGAGCTGAACAACGACCGCTGCACAACCGTCAGCCCTGTGGTGGAGATCAAACTCAGCAACATGGAGACCAAAACTACCATTACCCTGGAGATGAAAGTATCTGTTGTGGTGAAAATGGAGAGCAGGCAGACCACTGAAGTATTGTGTGTCAGGAGTGATTGTAAAGAGGGACCTTATACCCCTATTCCTCAGGCGTACATGTACGGGGACACGGTCCAGGTGTGCCTGGATAACCTGGAAccgtgcatgtatgtgtgcgttGTGGCTCAGTCCCAGTCCATATCTCCAGACTCCACAGTTTGGGAGCATGTGGTTAAAAAGATCACCCTTGGAGTATATGGTCCCAAACACATTCACCCATCTTTCAAAACAGTCGTGGCTATGTTTGGCCATGATTGTGCCCCAAAGACACTATTGGTGAGTGAGGTAGGCAAGCAGGCACAGTCTGCACCACCAGTAGCGCTGCAGCTCTGGGGCAAACACCAGTTTGTATTGTCCAGACCGCAGGACCTCCGTGTTGGGGTTTACTCCAACATGGCCAACTACGAAGTAAAGGCTAGTGAGCAGGCCAGAGTGGTCCGGGGCTTCCAGATCAAACTAGGCAAAGTGAGTAGGCTTGTCTACATGATTGCCTCACGCAACACTGAAGAGGTTTCTGATTTTACCTTAAGAATCCAAGTCAAAGATGACCAAGATGTTATACTGGCCCAATTTTGTGTCCAgacaccaacaccaccacccaAAGCAGGCCCAAAAACATCAGTGCAGCGGCGCTTCCTGAAGAAGAAGGAAGTGGGCAAGATCGTCTTGTCTCCTCTTGCCATTGCCACCAAGTACCCTGTTTTCCAAGACAGGAGAATTAATAACCTGAAGTTTGGAAAACTAATCAAAACTGTCATCCgacaaacaaaaaatcagtACTTGCTGGAGTACAAAAAAGGAGACTTTGTTGCTCTGTTGAGTGAAGAGAAGATCAAGCTGAAGGGCCAGTTGTGGACGAAAGAATGGTACATTGGATATTATCAGGGCAAAATGGGACTTGTCCATGCCAAGAATGTGCTAGTGGTTGGCAAAGTTAAGCCCATTTACTTCAGTGGGCCTGACCTTACAACTTCATTATTACTGGAGCAGATACTGAAGCCCTGCAAGTTCCTCACATACATCTACGCCTCTGTAAGAACTATACTGATGGAGAACATCGGCAACTGGCGAGCATTCGCTGACGCCCTCGGATATGTCAACCTGCCCTTGACGCATTTCTGCCGTGCAGAGCTCGACAGTGAACCTGAGAGGGTTGCATCAGTGCTGGAGAAGCTGAAGGAGGACTGCAACAATGCAGAGAGCAAAGAGCGGAAGTCTTTCCAGAAAGAACTCCTGACA GCTCTGTTGAAGATGGACTGTCAGGGTCTTGTGGCCAGACTGGTCATGGACTTTGTCCTCCTGACCACGGCTGTGGAGGTGGCTGGACGCTGGAGGGAACTGGCTGAGAGGCTCGCCAAGGTTTCACGCCAGCAGATGGATGCGTATGAGGCGCCGCACCGCGACAAGAATGGGGTGGTGGACAGTGAG